In Pseudomonas sp. R76, one genomic interval encodes:
- a CDS encoding ADP-ribosylglycohydrolase family protein, which produces MTAQDRALGAFYGLALGDALGMPTQSLSREQVQQRFGAITALEDADADQPIAPNMPAGSITDDTEQAILVGELLVQGHGKIEPTVLAQRLIDWEAVMRAKGSQDLLGPSTKRAIDMILAGHTPEESGRYGTTNGAAMRITPVGIAADVSDPAQFIQAVIQACQVTHNTSLGISSAAAVAAVVSAGINGVDLGEALNIGTQIAQQAENHGHWIAGGRISTRISWARTLSVGSGDKALFADLLYELIGTSVASQESVVVSFALAQQVAVGAMNAFEAVCLAASLGGDTDTIAAILGAMLGACLGLQCWPEAMIAQVKQVNGLDLQPLVQGLLHIR; this is translated from the coding sequence ATGACCGCGCAAGATCGCGCCCTCGGTGCCTTTTACGGCTTGGCCTTGGGCGACGCCCTGGGCATGCCCACCCAGTCCCTGAGCCGCGAGCAGGTGCAACAACGCTTCGGTGCCATCACCGCGCTGGAAGATGCCGACGCCGACCAGCCCATCGCGCCGAACATGCCCGCCGGCTCGATCACCGATGACACCGAACAGGCGATCCTGGTCGGTGAATTGCTGGTGCAAGGCCACGGCAAAATCGAACCCACCGTGCTCGCCCAGCGCCTGATCGACTGGGAAGCAGTGATGCGTGCCAAGGGCTCCCAGGATTTGCTCGGGCCATCGACCAAACGCGCGATCGACATGATCCTCGCCGGCCACACCCCGGAAGAATCCGGGCGCTACGGCACCACCAATGGCGCGGCCATGCGCATCACCCCCGTCGGGATCGCCGCCGATGTCAGCGACCCGGCGCAGTTTATTCAAGCGGTGATCCAGGCCTGCCAGGTCACCCACAACACCTCGCTGGGCATCTCCAGCGCGGCGGCCGTTGCGGCGGTGGTTTCGGCCGGTATCAACGGCGTGGACCTGGGCGAAGCGCTGAACATCGGCACCCAGATCGCCCAGCAGGCCGAAAACCATGGCCACTGGATTGCCGGTGGGCGCATCTCCACGCGTATCAGCTGGGCGCGGACCTTGAGCGTCGGCAGCGGCGACAAAGCCCTGTTCGCCGACCTGCTCTATGAATTGATCGGCACCTCCGTCGCGTCCCAGGAATCGGTGGTGGTGTCGTTTGCCCTCGCGCAGCAAGTGGCGGTGGGCGCGATGAATGCCTTTGAAGCCGTGTGCCTGGCCGCCAGCCTTGGCGGCGACACCGACACCATCGCCGCGATTCTCGGCGCGATGCTGGGCGCGTGTTTGGGCCTGCAGTGCTGGCCTGAGGCGATGATTGCACAGGTCAAGCAGGTCAATGGCCTGGACTTGCAACCGCTGGTGCAAGGGCTGCTGCACATTCGATAA
- a CDS encoding GntR family transcriptional regulator: MIRHVRFDKKKRVVDELIRRIEAGVMADGYLLPGEHQLAEEFAVSRGTLREALAELKRRHYIATQSGVGSIVTFDGMVLDQRNGWAQALADTGALVTTDILRLEAVTRPDLLSRFGSDQFIALDRRRRTTDGTAVSLERSLMPAAGSLESLPRVGLIDNSLTITLAAYGYVGAEGDQWIGAEPLSDEDAELLGRPAGTVFLKASRTTYDRRERFMEYVESLLDPLHFRLHLQFGASK, encoded by the coding sequence ATGATTAGACATGTCCGATTTGATAAGAAAAAACGCGTCGTCGACGAGCTCATCCGCCGTATCGAGGCTGGAGTGATGGCCGACGGTTATCTGCTGCCGGGTGAGCATCAATTGGCCGAAGAATTCGCGGTCAGCCGGGGCACCTTGCGCGAAGCCCTGGCTGAGCTCAAACGCCGTCATTACATCGCCACCCAGAGCGGCGTCGGCTCCATCGTGACGTTTGACGGCATGGTGCTCGACCAACGCAACGGCTGGGCCCAGGCCCTGGCCGATACCGGCGCGCTGGTCACCACCGACATCCTGCGCCTGGAAGCCGTGACCCGCCCGGACCTGCTCAGCCGTTTCGGCAGCGACCAATTCATCGCCCTCGACCGGCGTCGGCGCACCACGGATGGCACTGCGGTGTCCCTGGAGCGCTCGTTGATGCCCGCCGCCGGAAGTCTGGAAAGCCTGCCCCGCGTCGGCCTGATCGACAATTCCCTGACCATCACCCTGGCGGCCTACGGCTACGTCGGCGCCGAAGGTGACCAGTGGATCGGCGCCGAGCCACTGAGCGATGAAGACGCCGAGCTGCTCGGTCGCCCGGCTGGCACGGTGTTTCTCAAGGCCTCGCGCACCACTTACGACCGCCGCGAGCGTTTCATGGAGTACGTCGAAAGTTTGCTCGACCCTCTGCACTTTCGCCTGCACCTGCAGTTTGGAGCTTCAAAATGA
- a CDS encoding DUF1285 domain-containing protein: protein MSDSAKANDLLAQLPKGKGPAPVHLWNPDFCGNIDMLIARDGTWFYQGTPIGRKPMVKLFSNIIRRDGDDYFLVTPVEKVGISVDDAPFVAVTLEVEGQGEQQVLRFTTNVDEPIEAGLEHPLRVVIDPVTQEPSPYLRVRTNLEALVHRNVFYQLVELAVSRPINGQNWLGVWSSGEFFRIGLEP from the coding sequence ATGTCCGATTCCGCCAAGGCCAATGACCTATTGGCCCAACTGCCCAAGGGCAAAGGGCCGGCGCCGGTACACCTGTGGAACCCGGATTTTTGCGGCAACATTGACATGCTTATCGCCCGCGACGGCACCTGGTTCTATCAGGGCACGCCGATCGGGCGTAAGCCGATGGTCAAGCTGTTCTCCAACATCATCCGCCGCGATGGCGATGATTATTTTCTGGTCACTCCCGTGGAAAAGGTCGGCATCAGCGTCGATGATGCGCCGTTTGTCGCAGTAACCCTGGAAGTCGAAGGGCAGGGCGAACAGCAGGTGCTGCGGTTCACCACCAACGTCGACGAGCCCATCGAGGCTGGCCTCGAACACCCGCTGCGTGTCGTCATTGACCCCGTCACCCAGGAACCCTCGCCCTATCTGCGGGTGCGTACCAACCTCGAAGCCCTTGTGCATCGCAACGTGTTTTACCAATTGGTTGAACTCGCGGTGAGCCGTCCGATCAACGGTCAGAACTGGCTTGGCGTATGGAGCAGCGGGGAGTTTTTCCGCATTGGCCTCGAGCCCTGA
- a CDS encoding DUF4823 domain-containing protein codes for MRSLVLLLASLTLSGCMTVSDMAEGTRYQMSDAGLLDHSDTRRTASIRIQPDSFVFIAQGAFVPPGSAYPRPNVVAEEAFNGFVEYFPMVRRARKPEGLEQAMSEARAAGAHYLLYCRFAAADDRIGNADEWTDQQALDRVGLDSGVIQIMLIETSTQYLIDTARIRSRGGLLTFHDNKPEDLIARPLAQYARGLLGMGDQ; via the coding sequence ATGCGTAGTCTGGTTTTGTTGCTGGCGTCATTGACGCTGAGTGGTTGCATGACCGTCAGCGATATGGCCGAAGGCACCCGTTATCAGATGAGCGACGCCGGGTTGCTGGACCACAGTGATACACGCCGTACCGCGTCGATTCGCATACAGCCGGACTCCTTTGTATTCATCGCCCAGGGCGCCTTTGTGCCGCCGGGCAGCGCCTACCCGCGGCCTAACGTGGTGGCCGAAGAAGCCTTCAACGGTTTCGTCGAATACTTTCCCATGGTGCGCCGCGCCCGAAAGCCGGAAGGTTTGGAACAAGCGATGTCCGAAGCCCGTGCGGCGGGTGCGCATTACCTGCTGTATTGCCGCTTTGCGGCAGCCGATGACCGGATTGGCAATGCCGATGAATGGACCGATCAGCAAGCCCTCGACCGCGTCGGTCTGGACAGCGGCGTCATCCAGATCATGTTGATCGAGACCAGCACCCAGTATTTGATTGATACTGCACGTATTCGCAGTCGTGGCGGTTTACTGACGTTCCACGACAACAAGCCAGAAGATCTGATTGCCCGCCCCCTGGCGCAGTACGCTCGCGGCCTGCTGGGCATGGGAGATCAGTAA
- a CDS encoding GTP 3',8-cyclase MoaA, whose translation MIVDRQGRRFRNLRISLTSACNYACTYCVPNGKRLVAAQDELSAEAMARGVAYLIEAAGIERLRITGGEPLVSPKLEAFMGAVGGMGLSDISLTTNGQLLARKLPLLVDAGIRRINVSLDTLDADAFRSIARGGDLATVLDGMDQARAAGIKIKVNMVPLRGQNLDQVMPLLDYCLERGYELRFIELMRMGHLAKDSNAFLQQFVSLQQLLSLIGEHHEYLQANAPVDATAVRYEVPGKGFFGVIANESVPFCRTCSRLRLSSTGWLHGCLSSSNRHYVGDLLDQPRHQALPALQGLLMKALGDKQEVAFSGGATIMKIIGG comes from the coding sequence ATGATCGTTGATCGTCAAGGCAGGCGGTTTCGCAATCTGCGAATCAGCCTGACCTCAGCCTGCAATTACGCGTGTACCTACTGCGTGCCAAACGGCAAGCGGCTGGTGGCTGCCCAGGACGAGCTCTCGGCCGAGGCCATGGCCCGTGGCGTGGCGTATCTGATCGAGGCGGCAGGCATCGAGCGCCTGCGTATCACCGGCGGCGAGCCGCTGGTGAGCCCCAAGCTGGAAGCCTTCATGGGCGCGGTGGGCGGCATGGGCCTCAGCGATATCAGCCTGACCACCAACGGCCAACTGCTGGCGCGCAAACTGCCGCTGCTGGTGGACGCGGGTATTCGCCGCATCAACGTGTCCCTCGATACTCTCGACGCCGACGCCTTCCGCAGCATCGCCCGTGGCGGCGACCTGGCCACGGTGCTCGATGGCATGGACCAGGCCCGCGCCGCCGGGATCAAGATCAAGGTCAACATGGTGCCGTTGCGCGGGCAGAACCTTGACCAGGTCATGCCGCTGCTCGACTACTGCCTGGAGCGCGGCTACGAGCTGCGCTTTATCGAGCTGATGCGCATGGGCCATCTGGCCAAGGACTCAAACGCTTTCCTGCAACAGTTCGTCAGCCTGCAGCAACTGCTCAGCCTGATCGGCGAACACCACGAATACCTGCAAGCCAATGCCCCGGTCGACGCCACCGCGGTGCGCTACGAAGTACCGGGCAAGGGCTTCTTTGGCGTCATTGCCAACGAAAGCGTGCCGTTCTGCCGTACCTGTTCACGCCTGCGCCTGTCGTCGACCGGTTGGCTGCATGGCTGCCTGTCGTCGAGCAACCGGCACTATGTCGGCGACCTGCTCGACCAACCGCGCCACCAGGCTTTGCCGGCCTTGCAAGGCCTGTTGATGAAGGCGCTTGGCGACAAACAGGAAGTGGCTTTCTCCGGCGGGGCCACCATCATGAAGATCATTGGCGGCTAG
- a CDS encoding TetR/AcrR family transcriptional regulator produces MQKEPRKVREFRRREQEILDTALKLFLEQGEDSVTVEMIADAVGIGKGTIYKHFKSKAEIYLRLMLDYERDLNELLHSADVDKDKEALSRAYFEFRMRDPQRYRLFDRLEEKVVKGHQVPEMVEELHKIRASNFERLTLLIKGRISEGKLEDVPPYFHYCAAWALVHGAVALYHSPFWSNVLEDQEGFFQFLMDIGVRMGNKRKHSAELPSAEPKSSETPAT; encoded by the coding sequence ATGCAAAAAGAACCCCGTAAGGTCCGTGAGTTTCGCCGCCGTGAACAGGAAATTCTCGACACCGCACTCAAGCTGTTTCTCGAACAAGGTGAAGACAGCGTCACCGTCGAGATGATTGCGGATGCCGTGGGTATCGGCAAAGGCACGATCTACAAGCACTTCAAGTCCAAGGCCGAGATCTACCTGCGCCTGATGCTCGACTACGAGCGCGACTTGAACGAGCTGCTGCATTCGGCCGATGTCGATAAAGACAAGGAAGCCCTGTCCCGGGCCTATTTCGAATTCCGCATGCGTGACCCGCAGCGCTATCGCCTGTTCGACCGCCTGGAAGAAAAGGTGGTCAAGGGCCATCAAGTGCCGGAAATGGTCGAAGAGCTGCACAAGATCCGGGCCTCGAATTTCGAGCGCCTGACCTTGCTGATCAAGGGCCGTATCAGTGAAGGCAAGCTCGAAGACGTGCCGCCGTACTTCCACTACTGCGCCGCTTGGGCGTTGGTGCACGGCGCCGTGGCGCTGTACCACTCGCCGTTCTGGAGTAACGTGCTGGAAGATCAGGAAGGTTTTTTCCAGTTCCTGATGGACATCGGCGTGCGCATGGGCAACAAGCGCAAGCACAGCGCCGAACTGCCGAGCGCTGAGCCCAAGAGCAGTGAAACCCCTGCTACTTAA
- a CDS encoding TatD family hydrolase — MLVDSHCHLDRLDLAQHGGSLDAALEAARERGVGHFLCIGVSAENAADVKALADRYADVDCSVGIHPLDLKPGEAPALDWLLGELNHPRVVAIGETGLDYHYEPEAAELQQASFRLHLQAAQQTGKPVIVHTRGARADTLTLLREAALPQAGVLHCFTEDWDMAKAALDLGFYISLSGIVTFRNADALRDVARQVPADRLLVETDSPYLAPIPHRGKPNLPEYVRDVADYLAMLRGESYERFAEQTTDNFKRLFPLAHVAG, encoded by the coding sequence ATGCTCGTAGATTCCCATTGCCACCTTGATCGCCTTGACCTTGCCCAGCACGGCGGCTCGCTCGACGCCGCCCTTGAAGCGGCGCGCGAGCGCGGGGTAGGGCACTTTCTGTGCATCGGCGTGAGTGCCGAGAACGCCGCCGACGTCAAGGCACTGGCTGATCGTTATGCCGATGTCGATTGCTCGGTCGGTATCCACCCGCTGGACCTCAAGCCCGGTGAAGCCCCCGCACTCGACTGGCTGCTGGGTGAGCTCAACCACCCACGCGTGGTGGCGATTGGCGAAACCGGCCTGGATTACCACTACGAGCCTGAAGCCGCTGAACTACAACAGGCGTCGTTCCGCCTGCACCTGCAAGCCGCCCAGCAAACCGGCAAGCCGGTGATCGTCCATACCCGTGGCGCCCGTGCCGACACGCTGACCCTGCTGCGCGAAGCGGCGTTGCCCCAGGCCGGTGTGCTGCATTGCTTTACCGAAGACTGGGACATGGCCAAGGCCGCCCTGGACCTGGGCTTCTACATTTCCCTGTCGGGCATCGTCACCTTCCGCAACGCCGATGCACTGCGCGACGTGGCACGCCAAGTGCCGGCCGACCGCCTGCTGGTGGAAACCGATTCGCCGTACCTGGCGCCCATTCCCCATCGTGGCAAGCCGAACTTGCCGGAATACGTGCGTGACGTGGCGGATTACCTGGCGATGCTGCGGGGTGAGTCGTACGAGCGCTTTGCCGAGCAAACCACAGACAACTTCAAGCGTCTGTTTCCGCTGGCTCACGTCGCCGGCTGA
- a CDS encoding DNA polymerase III subunit delta' → MAEAYPWQDSLWQQLAGRAQHAHAYLLHGPAGIGKRALAERLMASLLCQRPVNLQACGECKSCLLLKAGSHPDNYLLEPEEADKAIKVDQVRDLVSFVVQTAQMGGRKVVLIEPVEAMNINAANALLKSLEEPSGDTVLLLVSHQSSRLLPTIRSRCVQQACPLASEAMSLQWLAQALPECGEDERIELLTLAAGSPLAAVKLHAQGVREQRALVVDGVKKLLKQELSATQLAESAWKDIPLLLLFDWFCDWSSLILRYQLTQDENGLGLPDMRKVVQYLAQKSAQDKVLNIQDWILAQRQKVLGKANLNRVLLLEALLVQWVGLLGRR, encoded by the coding sequence GTGGCTGAGGCCTATCCGTGGCAGGACAGCCTCTGGCAGCAATTGGCCGGCCGTGCCCAGCATGCCCACGCCTATCTGCTGCATGGGCCTGCGGGTATCGGCAAGCGCGCGCTGGCCGAGCGCCTGATGGCCAGCCTGCTGTGCCAGCGCCCGGTCAATCTGCAAGCCTGCGGTGAATGCAAATCCTGCCTGTTGCTCAAGGCCGGCAGCCACCCCGATAACTACCTGCTGGAGCCCGAGGAAGCCGACAAGGCGATCAAGGTCGACCAGGTGCGTGACCTCGTCAGCTTCGTGGTGCAAACCGCGCAGATGGGCGGGCGCAAGGTGGTGTTGATCGAGCCGGTTGAAGCGATGAACATCAACGCCGCCAACGCTTTGCTAAAAAGCCTGGAAGAACCCTCGGGCGATACGGTGTTGCTGCTGGTGAGCCACCAGTCCAGCCGCTTGTTGCCGACCATTCGCAGCCGCTGCGTGCAGCAGGCCTGCCCGTTGGCGAGCGAAGCCATGAGCCTGCAGTGGCTGGCGCAGGCGCTGCCCGAGTGCGGCGAAGACGAACGCATCGAACTGCTGACCCTGGCAGCCGGTTCGCCCCTGGCGGCGGTGAAACTGCACGCCCAAGGCGTGCGTGAACAACGTGCGCTGGTGGTGGATGGCGTGAAAAAGCTGCTCAAGCAGGAGCTGTCCGCGACGCAACTGGCCGAAAGCGCCTGGAAGGACATTCCGTTATTGCTGCTGTTCGACTGGTTCTGCGATTGGTCGAGCCTGATCCTGCGCTACCAGTTGACCCAGGATGAAAATGGCCTGGGCCTGCCGGACATGCGCAAGGTGGTGCAGTACCTCGCGCAGAAAAGTGCGCAGGACAAGGTGCTGAACATCCAGGACTGGATTCTGGCCCAGCGCCAAAAGGTTCTCGGCAAGGCCAACCTCAACCGCGTGTTGTTGCTCGAAGCATTGCTGGTGCAGTGGGTTGGCTTGCTCGGCCGGCGTTAA
- the tmk gene encoding dTMP kinase: protein MTGLFITLEGPEGAGKSTNRDYLAERLRAQGIEVVLTREPGGTPLAERIREVLLAPGEEQMNPDTELLLVFAARAQHLAEVIRPALARGAVVICDRFTDSTYAYQGGGRGLCLERIATLETFVQGDLRPDLTLLFDLPVEVGMARASARGRLDRFELEGQVFFDAVRSAFLQRAKAEPARYHLLDAAQPLTQVQQAIDALLPTLLERARG, encoded by the coding sequence GTGACTGGCTTGTTTATTACCCTGGAAGGCCCGGAAGGCGCCGGCAAAAGCACCAACCGAGATTACCTGGCCGAGCGCTTGCGCGCCCAAGGCATCGAAGTGGTGTTGACCCGTGAGCCCGGTGGCACGCCGCTGGCCGAACGCATTCGTGAAGTGCTGCTGGCTCCAGGTGAAGAACAGATGAACCCGGACACCGAGTTGCTGCTGGTGTTCGCCGCTCGCGCCCAGCACCTGGCTGAAGTGATTCGCCCGGCGTTGGCACGTGGCGCCGTGGTGATTTGCGACCGCTTTACCGATTCGACCTACGCCTACCAAGGCGGCGGCCGGGGCTTGTGCCTGGAGCGTATCGCCACCCTGGAAACCTTCGTGCAGGGCGACTTGCGCCCTGACCTGACGCTGCTGTTCGACCTGCCGGTGGAAGTGGGCATGGCCCGCGCCAGTGCCCGCGGTCGCCTGGACCGCTTCGAACTGGAAGGCCAGGTGTTTTTTGATGCAGTGCGCAGCGCATTCCTCCAGCGCGCGAAGGCTGAGCCGGCGCGTTATCACCTGTTGGATGCGGCCCAGCCGCTGACGCAGGTGCAGCAGGCCATCGACGCCCTGTTGCCGACGCTGCTGGAGCGTGCCCGTGGCTGA